The proteins below come from a single Rosa rugosa chromosome 2, drRosRugo1.1, whole genome shotgun sequence genomic window:
- the LOC133729743 gene encoding vesicle-associated protein 4-2 encodes MAIADHKSSSSSSDGKVWGFFKRPFRPSGNAAATTTSSSSMSHHQPNGDGSIPHASSSVSSVARSLLPTRRRLKLDPCNKLYFPCEPGKQVRSAIRIKNTSKSHVAFKFQTTAPKSCFMRPPGAILSPGESLIATVFKFVEVPENNEKLVDQKSRVKFKIMSLKVKGPMDYVPELFDEQKEQVAIEQILRVVFLDPERSTPAMEKLKRQLADADAALEARKKPPEDAGPKIIGEGLVIDEWKERRERYLARQQVEGLDSA; translated from the exons ATGGCCATAGCTGACCACAAGTCTTCGTCGTCTTCGTCTGACGGAAAAGTCTGGGGCTTCTTCAAACGGCCGTTTCGACCGTCCGGTAACGCCGCCGCCACTACGACGTCGTCTTCTTCTATGTCGCACCACCAGCCGAACGGCGACGGATCGATTCCTCACGCCTCGAGTTCCGTGTCGTCGGTAGCCAGGTCGCTGCTTCCGACTCGTCGTAGACTGAAGCTCGATCCCTGCAATAAGCTATATTTTCCTT GTGAACCTGGGAAGCAGGTTAGGAGTGCCATTAGAATTAAAAACACAAGCAAGTCCCATGTAGCGTTCAAG TTTCAAACGACTGCACCGAAAAGTTGTTTCATGCGTCCTCCTGGTGCTATTCTTAGTCCTGGTGAGAGTCTCATAGCCACAG TGTTCAAGTTTGTGGAGGTTCCTGAGAACAATGAAAAACTAGTGGATCAAAAGAGCCGAGTTAAATTTAAAATAATGAGCCTGAAGGTGAAGGGGCCAATGGACTATGTACCTGAGCTG TTTGATGAGCAGAAGGAACAAGTAGCAATAGAGCAGATACTACGGGTTGTCTTTCTGGATCCAGAGCGCTCTACCCCT GCTATGGAAAAATTGAAGCGCCAGTTGGCTGATGCTGATGCTGCGCTTGAAGCACGCAAGAAACCTCCAGAAGATGCTGGTCCAAAGATCATAGGAGAAGGTCTTGTCATCGATGAATGG aagGAGCGGAGGGAAAGATATCTTGCTCGGCAGCAGGTTGAAGGGTTGGACTCTGCATGA
- the LOC133733449 gene encoding uncharacterized protein LOC133733449: protein MFLLKPCRTHYSSPILSNHPHAFQKLTKTQTSHFAPLKKLYPHKRKLSFRGCSSNGQEGEGGRSERKPFLTLEEAGLVEISGLSTHERFLCRLTISSLNLLRVISEQEGCTIEELNAGRICDWFVKDKLKREQNLGSAVLQWDDSQPF from the exons atgTTCTTACTGAAACCCTGTAGAACACATTATAGCTCACCAATCCTCTCAAACCATCCTCATGCGTTTCAAAAGCTAACAAAAACGCAGACTTCCCATTTTGCACCATTGAAAAAATTGTACCCCCACAAACGAAAGCTTAGCTTCAGAGGATGTAGTAGTAATGGACAAGAAGGAGAAGGCGGCAGAAGCGAGAGGAAGCCATTCTTGACTTTAGAAGAAGCTGGTCTAGTCGAAATCTCAGGCCTCAGCACCCACGAGAGGTTTCTATGTCGCCTAACG ATATCGTCATTGAATCTGCTAAGGGTGATATCGGAGCAAGAAGGATGCACAATTGAGGAGCTAAATGCAGGGAGAATATGCGACTGGTTTGTAAAGGACAAGCTCAAAAGAGAGCAGAATTTAGGCTCTGCTGTTCTTCAATGGGATGACTCCCAGCCTTTTTAA